From a single Sinorhizobium sp. RAC02 genomic region:
- a CDS encoding Lrp/AsnC family transcriptional regulator: MQDTDAIDRTILSILTKEARIPMKSLAGRIGLSRSATTERVSRLEKAGIIRGYRADIGQLDDGQIQAFLLVTLKRTPSIGVLDRLAGFSAVRKVSSVSGQLDLVVEVEVGSINALNEMRNEVATMDNVEDLTTSIVLRRDIERS, from the coding sequence ATGCAGGATACGGACGCCATCGACCGCACCATCCTCAGCATCCTGACGAAGGAAGCGCGCATCCCGATGAAGTCGCTTGCCGGCCGCATCGGGCTCTCCCGAAGTGCGACGACGGAGCGCGTCAGCCGGCTGGAAAAGGCCGGCATCATCCGCGGCTACCGTGCGGATATCGGTCAGCTCGACGACGGCCAGATCCAGGCCTTCCTGCTCGTCACCCTGAAGCGCACGCCTTCGATCGGCGTGCTCGATCGGCTTGCGGGCTTTTCCGCCGTGCGCAAGGTTTCTTCCGTCAGCGGCCAGCTCGATCTGGTGGTGGAGGTCGAGGTCGGCTCGATCAACGCGCTGAACGAAATGCGCAACGAAGTGGCGACCATGGACAATGTCGAGGACCTCACGACCTCCATCGTGCTGCGCCGGGATATCGAACGCAGCTGA